Proteins from one Armatimonadota bacterium genomic window:
- a CDS encoding cytochrome c biogenesis protein ResB: MADPSPNTPSPTNPEITAGRLLRFLLSRLSEMRVVMVILAALAAGSLTGAIIPQKQPPELYQEWYGVFGRLVPLLGLDRVFTSWWFLLISGILMVSLVACTRRLWRLSIGRWRVPTAAAAAARFAESNATTFTAPSVEKMPASVRLAARSAGFAVHDLGEHQGAHWIYLSRFRWAAWGPALTHYSIFLIGFGALLGSLPATSVDTTAIIVEGETYKDPDGRMPFDLRLNSFEVRPDPESGGIENYYSDLSVLESGQERLRRTIRVNHPLKYRGFYISQSSWGMAGAEATVTVEGEDYSVFFPLEPAGENDQGLRWRFRKDNAAVILPDRKTALVARWFVPDAVERQGRVEGSGSEIPGRPALGLSVVAVAEDGTHDIRDMKPIFTGQSAPIPGGEITFERALSWSGLGIRRDPGVPLVWTGFVGCLLGMMLIFYLRANQATVRLVEGEDGVKVSLAAIGPGRDNEDMLRLGSAFHEVFVGVGDKIDNSAGGPA, encoded by the coding sequence GTGGCCGACCCTTCCCCGAACACACCCTCGCCGACGAACCCGGAGATTACCGCAGGCCGGCTGCTGCGGTTCCTCTTGTCGCGCCTGAGCGAAATGCGTGTCGTCATGGTTATCCTCGCGGCCCTCGCGGCAGGGAGCCTGACCGGTGCGATCATTCCCCAGAAGCAGCCCCCCGAACTCTACCAGGAATGGTATGGCGTCTTCGGGCGCCTTGTACCCCTTCTTGGTCTGGACCGAGTGTTCACGTCGTGGTGGTTCCTGCTCATCAGCGGCATCCTGATGGTCAGTCTGGTCGCCTGCACACGTCGGCTCTGGCGACTGTCAATTGGGCGGTGGCGAGTCCCCACGGCAGCGGCTGCAGCAGCACGTTTCGCCGAGAGCAATGCGACGACGTTCACGGCGCCGTCCGTCGAGAAGATGCCGGCGTCGGTACGCCTCGCTGCGAGGAGCGCCGGATTCGCCGTGCACGACCTTGGCGAGCACCAGGGCGCCCATTGGATCTATCTGTCCCGCTTCCGCTGGGCGGCCTGGGGTCCGGCATTGACCCACTACTCCATCTTCCTGATAGGCTTCGGCGCCCTTCTTGGGTCACTGCCGGCGACTTCGGTAGACACAACGGCGATCATCGTCGAAGGCGAGACGTACAAGGACCCCGACGGTCGCATGCCCTTTGACCTGCGCCTCAACTCCTTCGAGGTGCGTCCCGACCCTGAATCGGGTGGTATCGAGAACTACTACAGCGACCTGTCCGTCCTTGAATCCGGGCAGGAGCGCCTTCGCCGGACCATACGCGTCAACCACCCCCTCAAGTACCGCGGGTTCTACATAAGCCAATCGAGCTGGGGCATGGCCGGAGCCGAGGCGACCGTGACCGTCGAGGGCGAAGATTACTCCGTTTTCTTTCCTCTTGAACCCGCGGGCGAGAACGACCAGGGGCTGCGATGGCGCTTCCGGAAGGACAACGCCGCGGTGATCCTGCCCGACCGGAAGACGGCGCTGGTCGCCCGGTGGTTCGTTCCGGATGCCGTCGAGCGTCAGGGGCGGGTGGAAGGCAGCGGTTCCGAGATTCCCGGCCGGCCGGCCCTGGGCCTGTCCGTGGTTGCCGTCGCGGAAGACGGGACGCACGATATCCGCGATATGAAACCCATTTTCACCGGTCAGTCGGCGCCGATTCCGGGCGGCGAAATCACCTTCGAGCGCGCCCTGTCCTGGTCGGGCCTGGGGATCCGGCGAGACCCCGGAGTACCCCTGGTCTGGACAGGCTTTGTGGGCTGCCTCCTGGGGATGATGCTCATCTTCTACCTTCGGGCAAACCAGGCCACGGTGCGCCTCGTAGAGGGCGAGGACGGCGTCAAGGTCTCTCTTGCCGCGATCGGCCCGGGGCGCGACAATGAAGACATGCTCCGCCTTGGTTCGGCATTCCATGAGGTATTCGTGGGCGTGGGTGACAAGATAGACAATTCCGCTGGAGGCCCCGCATGA